From the genome of Pirellulales bacterium, one region includes:
- a CDS encoding molybdenum cofactor guanylyltransferase: MNCGGIILCGGRSQRMGTDKARLPFGPETMLQRMVRIVGEAVRPVVVVAAVTARLPDLPADVRIVFDRKSDRGPLEGLAVGLATLANIPSTNDNYTTGSAAIPIAASFVTSCDAPLLRPEFVRRMIELLDDSEAAVPRDGGRLHPLVAVYRLTVLPKIERRLAADQLRLTALVESLRLRVVGLDELRDVDPQLKSLENVNDPEAYRRAILAAAQ; this comes from the coding sequence ATGAACTGCGGCGGAATCATCTTGTGCGGCGGTCGCAGCCAACGCATGGGAACCGACAAAGCGCGGCTCCCGTTCGGCCCTGAAACGATGCTCCAGCGCATGGTTCGGATTGTCGGCGAAGCGGTCCGGCCGGTGGTGGTGGTCGCCGCAGTAACGGCTCGGCTCCCCGATTTGCCGGCGGACGTGCGTATCGTGTTCGATCGCAAATCGGACCGTGGGCCTCTGGAAGGCTTGGCAGTCGGACTGGCGACATTGGCGAACATCCCCTCGACAAACGATAATTACACAACTGGATCCGCTGCAATCCCCATCGCGGCGTCCTTCGTCACCAGTTGCGATGCGCCCCTATTGCGGCCCGAGTTTGTCCGACGCATGATCGAGCTGCTCGATGATTCGGAAGCCGCGGTGCCGCGAGATGGGGGCCGATTGCATCCGCTCGTGGCCGTGTATCGTCTGACGGTCCTGCCGAAGATCGAGCGTCGCTTAGCCGCGGATCAGCTTCGCCTCACCGCCCTCGTTGAATCGCTGCGATTGCGGGTCGTCGGCCTCGACGAGCTTCGCGACGTCGATCCGCAATTGAAGTCGCTCGAAAACGTCAACGACCCCGAAGCGTATCGTCGGGCAATTCTGGCGGCAGCTCAGTGA
- a CDS encoding YfcE family phosphodiesterase, producing the protein MTMLLGVVSDTHGDIEHTRSACAMLGSFKVGEVLHCGDIDTAEIVLLFQQWPTHFVFGNCDHDRRLLKKAIEAAGQTCHERFGSLEIESVRIAFLHGDDGRLLEETATSGSWGMVCHGHTHVARQEWLGNTLVLNPGAVHRANPHSIAVVEVPSRTVHLIEI; encoded by the coding sequence ATGACAATGCTTCTCGGCGTCGTTAGCGACACGCACGGCGACATCGAGCACACACGATCGGCCTGCGCGATGCTCGGTAGCTTCAAAGTCGGCGAGGTGTTGCACTGCGGCGACATCGATACGGCAGAGATCGTGTTGCTCTTCCAGCAATGGCCGACACATTTCGTCTTCGGCAATTGCGACCATGATCGGCGTCTGCTCAAGAAAGCGATCGAAGCAGCCGGGCAAACCTGCCACGAGCGATTCGGCTCGCTGGAGATAGAATCCGTGCGAATCGCGTTTTTGCACGGCGACGATGGGCGATTGCTCGAAGAAACGGCCACGAGCGGCAGTTGGGGCATGGTGTGCCACGGCCACACGCACGTCGCCCGCCAAGAGTGGCTTGGCAACACGCTCGTGCTCAATCCCGGCGCCGTGCACCGCGCAAATCCGCATTCGATCGCCGTCGTCGAGGTTCCATCGCGCACGGTGCATCTGATCGAAATTTAG
- a CDS encoding calmodulin-binding protein yields the protein MIRRTLFALCCVAGLAGAFSARPAKAQQAFGRQWGNTYSTQDWDRFYHYPYVYYPQNFWGNEYYRSSNSLYYRYVPEMQIPVYNKQWFNFYPSGAKYHTGHQFILDTF from the coding sequence ATGATCCGCCGCACTTTGTTTGCGCTTTGCTGCGTCGCCGGCCTGGCAGGCGCCTTCTCGGCCCGTCCGGCCAAGGCCCAGCAGGCGTTCGGCCGTCAGTGGGGCAACACCTACTCGACGCAAGACTGGGACCGTTTCTACCATTATCCATACGTCTACTACCCGCAGAATTTCTGGGGCAACGAATACTATCGCAGCTCGAACAGCCTCTACTACCGCTATGTACCCGAGATGCAGATCCCGGTGTACAACAAGCAATGGTTCAATTTCTACCCCTCGGGAGCGAAATATCACACCGGCCACCAGTTCATTTTGGACACGTTCTAG